Part of the Denticeps clupeoides chromosome 3, fDenClu1.1, whole genome shotgun sequence genome, gtgcagttcaggttgggggctcctcctgagagGACGGTGGGTAGGGAAGCAATGAAGCTGGGTCCATTGGAGGCCGGTAAGGAGGGCGGGCCTccacagagccccctggaaggcatgaggacccaggtaggacaggcaggaagagggcctgcttgtcccaatggaTGCAGAAGGTGCTGGAcagatggtctggcaaagcccccacactggcaccagggacgtgcagtgtgGTGCAGGGACAGAAGCTGGTCTCTCTGCCAGCAGAAGGCACCAGCCAGGGGTGCCGTATGCGGAcgccggagggtccgggaccacctccctgcgcagGGAAGGGAATGACGCAGGATGCGTCAAatgggacgtgtggagacagagCCCACATGTACCCGGAAGAGTCGGCCCTGTTcgttgtgtgcaggttggaagGACTGAGGCCACCATGCGGGGCGACatctgggagccagccagagggtccaggtcttccaaggggaggacacagcagggcaggagccctgtggttgcctcCGCCCAGCCCACCTCCTCCGGTAGACAGTTCTGTTCAGTGTTCAGCGACCTCTTATGTTCCCCTCTACATTGCAGATTGAGAGCACCAGTTCACCCCGTGCTCCCTCATACTCCCTCCCCTCAGTTTGTACAGACAAACGAGAGAGAAGAGCGGGTAAACCTCACACTATCACGCTGTgtttcattattgttattgttattattgtttaaataaatcattgtttccaatATGTCCTGTCTCTGCACATACttcctgtggttgccgccgcccgccccgcctcctccgctgatggtactgctggggctccgaggacatagcccttggaggggggctctgtcaggattggctgcagctggagacatcacctgtgcccaatcagagTGCAGTTAAAAGGCGCTGTTGAGCCCATCAGCAGCTgcgacatttttgtgaacttgaccttctttgtggacctggcaactgttcctggcaatcaccacatgtCTGTGGGCTAGTTATGGATCCCCCCTTTATTTTCTTGGAGAAGTGATGTCGCTGGTCATTTGTGAAGTTTATTGTTGCCCAAGCTTTAAATGATTTGCAGTTTAAAACACTGCTGGATGAAGTTGGGAATAATTATCCTGGTCTGCTTCTGCACAGCAACGTACATTTGTTGTCAAGAGGGAAAGTGCTTTGCTTGTCTGAAAGTGAAATATGAACTTTTCTTGAAATGAAAAACGTCGAGCATCCACACCGAGTGGATCCTGCGTGGATCCCTTATACTATCTTGTAAACATGACTGAACATCTGTACCAGCTCAATGTGAAAATGCAGTGTGTTGGAAATACAGTCTTATGACTTAAGCATGCCGTGTTTGCTTTTGAAAACAAGCTAGAACTCTTCATCGATGAAATTGAAACAGGTCATTTACTACACTTTAAAAACTGGGAGAGTTAGAAAGATAAACGCACAGCAAGTGGTCCTGCTCAGCATCTTGATATTTAGCAGTTAGAGGGCTTCACATCTGATCTCCTGCAGGCATTCAAAGCGTGCTTTGGAGAATTTTGTGATGAGTGCACTTGTCTTTTCAAGTTCATCACCCATCCACACAAGTGGACAGCGCCAACCTGAGTTACATCCTCAGTGTCTCCATCACACAAGTTGCTGACCTGAAAGCCTCAGACATGTTGGTGAATAAGTTTAAGTCAATAAATGAAGATTTGGAAAGACTTGCACGACAGCAAGCAGAGTTGGCAAGCAAACAAAAGTGGGGAGAAATGAAAAAACTTCAACCTGCGGACCAGCCGATTGTCAAAACTTGGAACGCGCTTCCTGTCACAGCGTGTGAGTATGGCTGTACTGGCCATGTTTGGCTCTACGTACACATTTGAGCAGTCTCTCTCGCAGACCAACATTCAGACCAACCGATTTTCGCGCTTtctactttactgctctttttttttagggctcttttctttaaatattgtccttcactcatttgcacaccttcaccctaccagttacacatattttatgttaaagacataaaagtgtaatatttggttatgtttgcaatatttgcatattggttctttgtacacttgcatcatttgcaatactgtggtctgtggcagttgcaaaaagcagttcactgcatttcatacagtgtatgactatgtatgtgacaaataaaatttgaatttgaatttcgGTCATGTCTCAACACGTATCAACCAGACTACAAATCCATCAGCAAAACCATGCAGCACCAGAAGTCACATTAATAGTAAGAAGTACGGAGACACATCATTGGTTAGAAACAGCATAACAACGTTATTAAAAAGAATTCAGAGACGTATTGTACTCTGTCTTACATAATATGCACACATTTACTTGTATTTAAACATATTGAATGGCTCTCAAGGaattatatttcaaaatatgtAGTGTTCATGGCTCTTCCAGTCAAAATGGTTCCTGACCCATGCCTTGGCTGAAAAATGACATTGCTGCTCCAGAAGGGATTCAACGCCGGGCCATGAAAATAATAACCAGAGGTTCTCTTTCGGTCGATTCGCTTGACATTTCAATATGGGGCATGCCCCTTGCATGGCTATTCGGTGAATCCCAATCCAGTCACGCCTTCCGGGggttaataataaatcattgtttccaatatgtcctgtctctgcacttcctgtggttgccgccgcccgccccgcctcctccgctgatggtactgctggggctccgaggacatagcccttggaggggggctctgtcaggattggctgcagctggagacatcacctgtgcccaatcagagTGCAGTTAAAAGGCGCTGTTGCCCATTCGGTCCCTCTGTGCCCATTCGGTCCCTCATTCTTCACCTCTTCACCTGCGGATCTCTTCTGAGCTCATGTGAGTTCCTACGTCCATGAGTTTGGAGCTTCGATTTAACAGCCACCACTCGTCCACCGGGCATCGAACCACTCTGGTCTTATACTTATCTTTCATTTTCAGATTACAGCTGATTGTCCTTTTTCACCTTtgtcaatcctgacaccatTGAAGCTTCAATGGAAGGTCTCTAATAAGAAGGTCGAGCACCCATCACcgcaaggcagtggtggcctagaggttaaggaagcagccccgtaatcagcaggaTTAGTAGGACCTGAAGCGGCAGCAGCTGGTAAGAAAGAATCTCCCCATCTTTTCTGATCGCACAGAGGATCTCACCAGATTCCGGACCAGGTCCAACCCATGGAGAGAGCATCTTTTAACCCCGAACACGCACCTTGAGCTACCCCGCAGGGTAGGGGGAGAATTTGGTCGGCCTGACTCATGTGAAGGGCGCTGAGTAGGGCATGTTTGATGGATTCTCTGTACCTCGGCCTCCCTGCTTATCCCCCGCAATGTTTTCTTTGCCCTTCTCCACATCAACCCCAGAAAACATGTTTCAGATGCTGTCACAAGCACAATAGGTTCGCTCGCAAATTACCCCCCTGTGTCAACCTTAATAAAGGTACTACCTGCAGTTTTTTTGCGATGGGGCAGATTTTTAATCCTCGTCTGGAAATCTGGGCTTTGTGGGCCTTGCCCATGAGAGGTTTAATCTGACCTCGTCTGGCCTGCTACATAACGTGACTGGCTCTATTCAGAGTGCCAGGGCACTGTCCACTGTACGACCTGAAGTGGAGAGTGTTGTGTTGGATGTCAGCTCATGTCCTATCAGTGTCCTATTTCAGCAGTTCTCTCCTTTTAACAGGAACTACTGGAGCAAGGCAAGGCTTATTCTTGTGATTGTCATGTGaaacacaggagcacagcacacagtgcacacagtgaaatgtgtcctctgcatttaacccatcacccttgatgagcagtgggcagccatgacaggcgcccggggaggagtgtgtggggcggtgctttgctcagtggcatcttggcggattgggattcaaatcgtcaaccttctgattatgggccgctcccttaaccgctagagcACCACTGAAATTCTACTATTAAGGTGTACTTGGCAGAGATTTCAGCTTGCGGCGTCAGTTTGGTCACTTATGAAGGGGGTCAGATGTCTGCATCTGATCACCAAGCCACTTGTGTAGTTTGTCACTGGTGTTGGAGGCTATGTGTGAGcctccttttgagcctctggCAGAGGCAGAGCTGAGAACATTGTGCTATAAGACATCCCTGCTTCTTGCGCTGGTTACAGCCAAGCGGATTAGTGTGTTCCTCAGCTAGTTGGACGAGCCCTTATACTGCTCTTACTCTGGCGCATGCAGTCCTGGGCGTGTCTTCGTGAAGCGTGCCTTATGTGTACATGCCATTGGCCCTACCGGTTACTGGCCTACCAATCGGAGCGCTTTCTATATCCTATAGTGAAATGTTGAACAAATCGACCAAAAGAGAATGACTGGTTACGGTTGTAATGCCGCTTCTCACCAAAATACCCTGATTGCGATCCGAAAGGAAGAGCTGGTTTCTAGAATGAGGGACCAGATGGACGCGGAGGAGCTTTATTAAGAGGAAGCGGGTGCCCCATCCGGCCAAGCCTGAAGGCATGAAGGGGCGCATCGCATAGTGAGATGTTTCACTCATCTCCATCAGAGAACTGGGGTTACAACCATAACTGACTGAGGGGTGACGTGATACAGGCTTACAAATATCAAACAGGTCAAGATGCTCTTCATCCAAATACAAGAACCTGTGGCCACAGTGGAGAAACTAGTGGGGGGACTTAAGCTCTGCGAAAGCACTTATTTTTGACTATAAGACAGCGAAAGCCAAAACTAAGGATTCCTTCAAATCTAAACCTGAAATTATTAGTTCAGCAATTTACAAGCCAGCTTGAGCTGCCTCTTTGAAAAAAAACTTGGTAGCAAGTGCCTGGTGCAATTTTGTTTTACAACTATAGTCGGGCAGATAATGATGACACATGAGAAGATCTACAACGAGTGACAGCTTATACATGAACAAATCCTGCATTACTAAACTAACATTAAACAGGGGACAATTAATCCATTTTCAATGTAATTGGCATTTGTCATTCATCAATGTTGCTACAACAATGTGACAACTTCTTCTGAACAAAATGTACCAAAGCATGTACGTCTACATTAGGCTAACCAACATTTAtaattgtgatttaatttataaaattaGTACACATGGCAATTATTACGATTACCATGCTTGTAAACTGATTATATGAACACTAGTGAAAAAATGGAATCTGTGGCTCCGTGAAGAATAAAAAGACGCGTCGTTTCGGCGCACGTACAGAAAGAAGGCCGAGCTGGAGGCCACCAGCGCGGCGGGATGCAGCAGCTTCCTCCGCCACAGCAGCAGCCGGTCCAGGGACAGCAGCGCCGCTCCCCACGGCTGCAGGAGCTCCTCCAGGCGCGCACACGCGTCCGAACCCTGCGCCACCAGCACCACACAGCCAGCGTTACTCCTGCACTGCCGCCATCGCCACGTCCTTTTATTCTAACGCAGTACCTGATCCGGGACGTCGGCGCTCCTCTCGTCCTCCATTGTGCGACGCACGCCAGGAAGTAGAAACCCGACACCTGATGTGTTTCTACCGTCATACAGAGTATGACGCCGTCAATACAAAGAAAGACGAAATAATAAAGTAATCATACTGGGTCATACCACGGATAGAAGAATAATCTATAATACaggacaaataatattttttttgtcttttacagtCATATATAATCTCTTAACGTGACGCTGAAAAATAACACGTGTCTATGATAATAACAAAATACGtctttatttttgtacatgaaCGATGTAAACTTTTCGTTTAGTTTGCAGAAATAGCACAGGTACACCGCATCGCACTCAttgatgaaataataaattcataaacgtgaaaaaagaatcattttgCCAGACAGCAGCCGCTAGGTGGCGCTGAAATCTCGGGTCGTTGCGTCACTGGCGTGGCGTCTTCGTACGGCGGTGTCAGGCGTAGACGCTCTACATAGATAAACACCATAGATACATACACACTAGATGGCGCGCTGAATGGGGCGTCTACGGGAGCGAATGCGTCaaagagccgccatcttgggaggggcGGCGCTCCGTTTACCCCAATGAACGTCTATCAGCGCCAAAGTGGAATACAGGATTAAAACACCAAAAACGGCCAATTTGAGAAgcgattttttttgtcttagttcgtttcaaatgtcagacatcTATCTACGACTGAGTGACAAATAAATTGTTTTTGTTAACAATGCATAATTATGTTCAAAATGAAATCtgcatatatgtattttttcattcgaaataaaatgaaactacactcctactacatgccgaacaatgcaaatacagcaATGTTTACTGAAAGACCCTGTCAGTCTTCATGACAGTCttcatatttacatgtttatgCAAAGCAACAGGCATagatttgtagagaactataaACAACTGTGCGCAATTCATTATTTCAGTCaagaaaaatactttatttttttacatttaatatgaaaaatgaacatCCACTTTCCTTCTTTCTTATAGACTTGTCAAGAACTagagaaaattaaataataaaaaataataatataaataataataactaaaataaatactGCTAACCCCTTGCCATATATTTTCTTTGGAAAAGGGGTTGACTTTAAGGGAAATTTTTCTCAATCCCTCGCAGGGTTTAATTCAACCCTGTAACtaaaccaccaccacccccaataaaaaaatttatggtTTGATCCAATATAGTGATggtaaaaacagcagcagaaaggtAAAGAGAGTACCGGGCAAGAAGACATGCTGTTCCAGAACAAAGGACAAGTATCAGGGATGCGGTTCCTCCACCAGGCCCACAGAGGGTGCACGACCACACACGGGGTCgccgacccggaagaggaaggCCTCAACGTGGTCTATAAACTGCAAGCTCATTGCGTGCACAGTTTCTGTAGAATCACCCACTTGTCAGTACAGAAGCTGTGTGGTTGGGGTAGCCTGCTTGTATAACTGGGGGCATGTTTGCTCCCAGAAGCACCAACCCGGAAGGACTTGAGAGAACTGACAACACCCGGCATAAAGACCCAGCAGCCAGATCATACAACGCTTACTCATAAATGTGGACTTGTCCCTTTTTTGCTTCTAAGCCTTTTCCCTTGTTGCTTTTGCCTGTTTGTATTGACGCTTCCTTGTTGCTGACCCTTTTTGCCTCATGGATTATTGGCTCTCACCTTGCCCCTGTCTGCTCTTGTGTGATACCCTGTTGCTGTCTTCTTGCCTGTCTCCGGTCTTCTCTCCTGCGCACCCCAACGGATGGACTGACCTTGTTGACCTAGACCTTTTTTCTACGGACCCCGCTTCCCATATTGTGTGACAGTTTTTTTATCCATCACCATACAAAGTTATATTAAAAAACCTAGTCAAAACTTTTGCCATTTGTTAGACAGTTTGTGAATGAGTTTGTGTCATATTTCATGACAAAATTACATCTAGAACCTTTGTTGTATTTTGTTGTGACCTAGACCTAGCTGCATCAAACACTTTCTAAAATCTGTCAGGCCCATAGTGAGTGCTGTTATTAAAACTTgaaacaaattattaaaaatctcAATATATGGATGACAGAAATCAAGAAAGTTTGTTGCATTATTATCGACCAGGCAACTATATAATAGATTATGTATGCAACCAATTGAACAAAATGTGTATTGCACTTAAGACTCAAAtttgatatatctttaaataaTGGCAATAAATGGCATTCATGAAAATACAGGATTACACTTTTAAGCAGTTTATTGTTATTCAACATACATGATAAATATTCAAGATTCAACATTTAGCTAGTTATGTAGTTCAAATACCTTGCTTTTTGTTGCTCAGCATTTTGAGCTTGTCATTAATAATATTTCCCTcaattatttttcaaaaatgtcattttaacaaTACCAAAATACATTCACTAACCTCGCCATGGCATGCATATTTTCAAATAACTTGGACCTTGCGTAACTGTCTTCCTGACATCACATTGTACTTTCATAAACCTTTTGCAATGCTAGACAGACTCTTGTGAatagatcatttacatttacatttatggcagacCACTTGCAGAAAGTCTGCACATGTCATGGCAAATAAAGTACAACAGCATCTCATCAACACAGTTACATCTTTCTAACAAACCTGGGGAGGGACTtggagggagaaaaaacaacaatggttaatgaaaataaaaaagtctaACAAATCTTACAAATGTGACTTAGTGATTGCAGAAACGTTCTGTAGAATTATATGAAAGTTAGGTGGGATCTTGTTAATATCTGCAGGATCACGGCCAAGTCATATGAGATCTTACAAAGGTTCAAATCACTTACCACATTGCATCTAATTAAAACATAAAGACAGACAATATACGCAGAGACAGTTTTTGCATGTATACGTCACAAAGTTTAGAACTGGACTTGGATAATGGAGCAGCATCAATGGTTGTATGAGATTACTGAGTGATGGTTAGCAATAGGTACCTCAGCACTATTCCATGAACCATTCATGTTTTGAGAACATGGTGGCGTTGTAGCCACTAGTCAGGATGTTATGCTGGAGCACTGTGGAATGCTGAGGAGGCACAAGGTGCCATACTGTAATCCGAATCATATCTGGAGAGCTAAACGGATGACTGTCTCTGAAAGTAGCTTTTTACCCCCCATTGCTGGTGGCAGGGCCACCATCGCGTTTCACCTCCAGGCTGATCTTTGTGAGATCCAGGCCCATGCTGGCCAGCACTTGGAGCAAGGTAAGTTCCTGTTTCGTTGCTTGGTCCACCAGCGGTGGGCAGGTGGGATTGCACTGGGGTGACTGACAGTTGTCAATCAAGTGGAAAGGACAGCCCTTGACAGGCGTCTTGTTGTTCTTGTTGGCCTCAAGGCTCTTGTCCCAACACTGCAGGGCCCGTGAGAGGGAGGTGCTCTTCACCTGGAAGTCCATCCAGTTACTgcaacaagacaaaaaaaataaaaggacaaaCTGTGATTCAGCTGATCAGCTGCCAGCTTCAGATGACAAAACACCATAAATCAATATCTTCAGCATACCCCAGCTGCCCCCATGTATGACCTCATCCCCAGTCATACCGCCCTTTAGTGGGTAAGGGGGGGTGGGACCGGTCAGATGGTTTTGTGAAAGTGCGAATTGGCATTCGCTGACATTCAGAATGCACCGTGATGGATGAGCGTACAGAAAGAGCAGCATGAGCTCATCCAGGAGGGATGGAGCAGCCCACGGCAGGGGGCTTGTTAATCTGCATTTCTGGAGCGGGGGTGAGCGTCTCACATGTCCTTACCTTTTGGTGATCAATGTGTGTGACAGGCAGGAGGGTGCGAACACAGCCCTGAAAGGCACAGGACATGTGCTTCAGTCAGAAGTAAAAGACTCATACAAACTGGGTTTTCATGGACAGACCTCCTGCCTTCCAAAATTGACAGCTGAGGAGACTCACGTGACATCCTTCAAGGAATTCTTGATTTCTTTGCCCAAGTTCTGCATGTAGGTCCACTGTTGTTCAGAAAGCGTCTGACCTCCGATGTAGATGTTCTCCACCCGTAGCTGCTCCTCATCAAAAAGCCATTGCACTACGAACAGAGGAGCTGGGGCAAGAGAAAAAACAAGACCAAATTTATGGCTCCTGTGGCTCgaagaaagaaagtaaaaggAGGACGAGAAACTCACAGGTTAAAGACGAGTAGATTTTGTGTCCGAAGAAGCACTGCCATTCCTCACCCCTCTTGTACTGCTGTTTACACTTCTCCGGGATATTTCCATTCCATAATCTAAAAGACATAAAGGGCATAAGCAGGTGGCAGGGGGCTAGTCATCAAGTACACTGATCAcaagatttttacatttctactGTTGTTTCGCTACCTGAGACCCTTCTTTAGAGCATCAACAGGAGAGCATAAGACTCCATCTGGGCACTCGTGTGCCTTCTGCTGCTTGCTTTCCAGGAACCAACCCGAATCGACCAGGCCTCGAACCTGGGCCTCAGCTCCAAGTTGCTCCAGTTGGCTCGACACCTTCTCAATGTTCAGCAAAACACCAGTTCCCCCTGCACTGCAAGCAGAACCTTCTGACATACAAGTTCTAAAAATGCCACCAAGTGGAAGCCCTAGAAATGCTGAACGTGCCTGTAGCATGCAGTTCCCTGACACAGAATGGTCCATTTTTAGGGCACTGGCTCTAAGAAAAATATTGTTAACATAGAATGCATTCATGAAGCTATGTCTGCTCTCACCTGCAAATattatgtcactgtgtgtggATATACAGCTACCGGGGTGTGATCTTACCATTCCATGAAGGGTGGGGCACTGGAAAAGGTTTGCAAAGGACTAAATATGCCTTGACAGTTAGGGCATTCTTGCTATAAGTGTTGTTCCTTTACCCTCACATGGAAAATCTGCTTTATTGTCCTGTCATTCTAGAGGTCCAACTAGAGTTATGGCCAAGTTGAAAGCGTCAACCTACATTGTCCAACTTGGCTTTGTGACCCTGCTATCCCAGGAATGCTTTCAGCGTGAATGCAAGGGTACTCTGGGTTACTAGCAACCAGGTTAAAATGAGTGAATCTGCTAACATCGAAGGGACAAGAGATAGATTGGACATGGGCCGATTGATCATGGTC contains:
- the notum2 gene encoding carboxylesterase notum2; this translates as MKVLCHVALLLLLGEISCQGNRNAGTKQGVKAPKKSGNQGGDATHEDEASQQTAASTKPADEMKLHLLKNAQVTCNDGTSAGFYLKEFKGSRKWLIFLEGGWCCYNKESCDSRYKNIPRLMSSADWPQTRKGTGILSTQVEENPHWYNANTVFVPYCSSDVWSGTKAKPKEKGKDTVEYAFLGSLIVREVVKDLALKGLKQAKVVMLAGTSAGGTGVLLNIEKVSSQLEQLGAEAQVRGLVDSGWFLESKQQKAHECPDGVLCSPVDALKKGLRLWNGNIPEKCKQQYKRGEEWQCFFGHKIYSSLTSPLFVVQWLFDEEQLRVENIYIGGQTLSEQQWTYMQNLGKEIKNSLKDVTAVFAPSCLSHTLITKSNWMDFQVKSTSLSRALQCWDKSLEANKNNKTPVKGCPFHLIDNCQSPQCNPTCPPLVDQATKQELTLLQVLASMGLDLTKISLEVKRDGGPATSNGG